AAAATTACACTAGAATAGATCCAAGGAGTTTATGGGCCTCAGACAATGGTGTATCTAGTTTGTATTGGTTGTTCCCATTGTAAAATGGTCCTCATTCACAGTTACACCAGTTCTGTTCTTGAACAATGGAACTCCAGTGTATGGGGTCTAGTACAAGAAACCTAGATATAATTCACATTTAAACATTAGATACTCTGAGCACAAGAGGTGACCATTTACCCATCATAGTATTGTGGTAAAGGAATGCTAGACCTGGGAGTAACTAACACATGACCCACAGGTGCTTATTTCAAACCTGTAGAACTCCTGCTGGTTCCTATCCTGTGTGCAGTCGATTTAGACTTCCCAAGTTTGGAGGAGTGAAAAAGGCTACTCCCTGCTTACCAGGGCTCCAATTCATTATTGCATAAACTTGTGTCTGAACAAGTATTTTTTGTGGATTATTAGTAAAATGACATCCACCCACCATGAGAAAAATTCAGACCTTGGAGTCAGTTGCACTTCCAGCTATAATGTACATGTCTCCTACAATAGCACAGTGCATCATAGGATTAGTGCATTGTTGGGAAATAAAGCTGAGAGAACTACTGCAATATAGATTCAAGAACTGCTCCATTTAAACTGCATCAATAGCCAAACTTAAAAAGTAATCCCTGATTAGTGATTTCACCTCTGATATGAACTGGGGTCTATAGTGCCTGTGGGGTTAAGTTCACCATTAATTGCaaccaattttttttttactttctcaATCAGTGATTCAGATTCTCCTCTGGCCACATGGTACctttggatatagaaacatagaaacatagaaaataggtgcaggagtaggccattcggcccttctagcctgcaccgccattcaatgagttcatggctgaacattcaacttcagtaccccattcctgctttctcgccataccccttgatccccctagcagtaaggacctcatctaactcctttttgaatatatttagtgaattggcctcaacaactttctgtggtagagaattccacaggttcaccactctctgggtgaagaagttcctccgcatctcggtcctaaatggcttaccccttatccttagactgtgacccctggttctggacttccccaacattgggaacattcttcctgcatccaacctgtctaaccccgtcagaattttatatgtttctatgaggtcccctctcattcttctgaactccagtgaatacaagcccagttgatccagtctttcttgataggtcagtcccgccatcccgggaatcagtctggtgaaccttcgctgcactccctcaatagcaagaatgtccttcctcaggttaggagaccaaaactgtacacaatactccaggtgtggcctcaccaatgccctgtacaactgtagcaacacctccctgcccctgtactcaaatccccttgctatgaaggccaacatgccatttgctttcttaaccgcctgctgcacctgcatgccaaccttcaatgactgatgtaccatgacacccaggtctctttgcacctccccttttcctaatctgtcaccattcagataatagtctgtctctctgtttttaccaccaaagtggataacctcacatttatccacattatacttcatctgccatgcatttgcccactcacctaacctatccaagtcgctctgcagcctcacagcatcctcctcgcagctcacactgccacccaacttagtgtcatccgcaaatttggagatactacatttaatcccctcatctaaatcattaatgtacagtgtaaacagctggggccccagcacagaaccttgcggtaccccactagtcactgcctgccattctgaaaagtacccatttactcctactctttgcttcctgtctgacaaccagttctcaatccatgtcagtacactacccccaatcccatgtgctctaactttgcacatcaatctcttgtgtctgTTTACATTTTAAGCCAGTCTTTTGCTATGTCTCATTCCATTATGCTATGGAGGTAAAagcatcaggtagcagagtttttaAACACTTCAAATTCCAATTGTACAAGTCCATAGTTCCACCAGCAATGTGCTGGCATTGCCACAAAACTAATATGCTCTACTGGCTGAAGATAAAAGGTGAACAGTAAGGCATCTCCAGCATTATGTATACATAGTAGCAAAATTCCCAATATTAGACATAGCCCAGAACCTAAAAAATTTTTAAAATTACATTTCCAAGTATATTTCTACAAGTAAATAATAAAAACTTCATTCTAGCTTAATACTGTCGAGCCCCTAGTACAAATTTGATGAAAGCGCAAGACAATTTTCCCCAACATGTTTCAAAATTAAATCAATTCCATAGTGCATTAGAGCTATTTCTTTTTAACAGAACTCTCTGCTGGTCAAGTTTTCTTCCATATGAAGTAAATGATATTGCCTACATAATGCTGAATTTTTCTAGACAAAAAAACCCTTGAACAAGATTGTGATGGGTGGTAGAATCCCAAAAAGCTTAGAAATGAATTGATTGTGCTTGttcatttatttaattaacatttACAGGCCAGATTGTTTTACTAGTTTTGAATGTCACATTTATTTTTATGAAAGATTTAATAATTTATTTTTAATTCTGTTCTTGCCTGCATTAGTCAGGTAAGTGCATTTTCAAATCACTTTACATAAATATAATCCATCTCCAAAAATTGACATTTACAAATAAGATCTTCATTACAGCTTGTAAATTTACTCAAGAAATTGTTTTCATAATGAAGCAACTTTGGTACACATATTTTCCTGGTCCTCCCCTACACAACAAAGGGACAATAATTAAATGTTTGATGTTTTCTTGTTGAGGTAATGCTTCCATTGTTCTTGACTTATGAGTGGAGTGAATCAGAAAAACATGATAGTCTTGGGGTTTCAGTGGTATTTTTTCCATCAATTGTGTTCTGAAAACAAAGGTTTTAATACTTGTTAAAAAATTAACGGCTTTTAACATGAACCTTCCTTACTAGGTCTACTAGATAATGCACAGGAATTGCCACTTGATTTTTGTCAGGGGGTGGGAAGACTTGCAAATTGGATGTTAATTTACATTAATAAAAGTAGTTCTGGAAAATAATTAGCATTAGAAAATTAAATCTAATTCCAATAtgatattttaaaatatttttttctgcaTTCCCACTGTCAGAAGGTACAGCTGTACTCACTGATGTAATCATAATTCCAGATGTAGCGGAGGGTTGCATATCCCATAAGCAGCGTGATCAGACCTCCGACTCCTCCTTTCCTTGCGTTAATGTATTTATTGTAATACCTACTACAACCTGCAGAGAACAAGTTTCAAAATAATTATCTCTCCAGTTTTACTTACAAAATTGTTTGTCATTTTTTGCTCTCTCATTTCTTGCCTCTTCCCCTGTCCCCAAAAAGAAATTCCCAACTACGAAGGCAGATTGTTTCTAGCTATGGCATTCCAATCATCAGCCtggactcagttggtagcattttCGCTACTCTCGCCTctggtgtcagaaggttgtgggttcaagtcccactccagagacggagggagtgctgcacttttggaaatgtcgtctttcggatgagacagtaaacagattcccagtctgctctctcgtaaaagatcccatgacactattcaagggGTTGGGCCTGCTCAAcatttattcctcagtcaacatcattaaaccaattgggcccaagtttccgatatctgCTAGAACGGCATacatccgagaggcccgcctattttgtggaatgaaaagcgcaCCAAAaatttacctcgcgattctccgagtgcagcaggcctgttcagcagtcagtgCGACGCAGCACGGGGAGGGAGCTATAGCCCCggtccaaaaagagtgccggcaggtgCGCGCGTGCGCTGTAgttcctggcccccagattctgtgtacgtgtgctgctggctgtgtgggaggggcccgaaacatgcagtccctagctctggccgaatgggctcctggagcaggcagagtgccgatttccagcaCACAGCTCCTAGCCCGGGCTGGCCTCCCGAACGGGTAAGGTGAGATAGgaactttttatttatttattattgatgatggttctttatttttagaagtgaagtgtttaatgctttggaaaatcccccaatttccttcctccccccccccttatcACTGGCTTACCCgcacctaattctaaagtgtacacaAGGTTTTTTCTGAGCATATAAAAgttgacacttactccattctgttagtttggagtaacttttcggtgcctaaacttgcaaaacaggcgtaagtggctggtaatgcccccttttgaaaaaaaaactgaactaaaacgaaactaaactaactcactagaactgaagcaaactaaatgccgagaattgccatttctaagatactccaaactaaattagttgctccaaaaaaaaggagcaattccacctgaaacttgggcccaatctcATTGCCGTTTGTCGGAGctttgtgctcaaattggctgccaggtttcctacattacaaaaccgACTATACTTCATTgaatcattggctggaaagcgctttggaatgtcccaaggtcatgaaagacgctatataaatgcaagtttattcatTCATCAGCATGTCATAACAGGAAGAATGAGATCTGTTTTCCTAGGGCTGTATGGATTCCAAAAAGATTTTCTGAAGTTAGGGTTGATAAAATCAAGGCTGAGACCTTGCATCCCATCAAAACTGCTTGAAGAAATGGGCAAAGGGTGGACATAATTTTCCATTACAGGCTCAAACATAGAGCACCATTAACAAAGGCAATGCATCAAATTTTGAAATTCATGGAAAAATGATTTGCAATAATTAATCGGTGAAATTTACAGTTGCAAATGGGTGTCAATTTTTGTTGCTCTTACAAAGTATTCATTTTAAACCCAGTGTTCAAATATTGGAACTACTTTTCTAAAgctgagtgactgctgccaacgaaccggaagctgtGCATAACTGTCAGCTCCCAAATTTAAAAATTAACATTCACCACAATAGACGGAGGATCTGAGAAGTGCTGAAGTACATCACGAATAAAGTCTCATTAATGTTAGAGATTCCAAATCTACCGTCCCTACGTTTGTTAGAGAAATCTCCGAATGCTTCTAGTCTCAGAACAGTAATTCTCAAAATATTAACAAACCTAACTACCCGTAGGCAAAATAGACAGTGCTGGGGCCAAACTACCGACTCTGACCAACCACAATTTAGTGCACAAACAAGTGGCTCATACCGGAAGTaattctacaattcacacaattaataaattaaactacaACCAAATAAGATCTTTTTTTTAAAATCCGCTTTATTCCTCATTTTAGGAAGTGCGGAGACAAACAAAACAAATACTGGAACTGTGCATGCGCAACTAGttccagttcgttggcagcagtcacatccTTTCTAACAATGCAATGCATGTATCAAACATAATACCCATAATTCTTAGACAGTGTAATGGCAACTCGGGAGTTCACAATAACATTACATGAAACAGCTTTTACATTTTTACAAATCAAATAAAATGTGTAAGTGTTTACCCAATACCTATACAAAAATTGATCCAATACAGTTGTACATTTCCAGGCTACCTGATTAACCCTAAGAGAGTTTGGAAAGTAGACATCTGTGGATTGTAGGAAGCAGCCGGAAGTATTTCCTTGAAGGAAAAGGTATAGCATTGCTTGCAGTTATAGCGGAACAGAATAAACCAATCCAACATGGTCCAATTACTTACACAGTAAGCACTTGTTACATTGCTAAGATGAGCCGCTGTCAGGTTATAGAGATTACATCTTTCCATAGTAAGGAAATGCAGTATAAAAAGAGATACATTACAAGATACTGTGGCAAAGTATCATAAAATTCAATAATTTTGTATTTTAAATATTTTAGAATTGCATTTTTCCCCAAAGCAAATATGGATTGAAATGTGTGTTTAAAGGCATGTTACAGCAGGCCAATCAGCAAATGCACAaatatggcagaactgacataacaTTCTAAGTATACAGCTGATTGTACCTTTTGTATTTTCACTCCGAGGGGCAGATAGCCTTTTGGGTATTTGCAACTGTGCAGTTTGCTCAGGAAGCATACACAACCCAATGCTGTGGTATCCTGGATACAATTCAGGAAACCACTCCATTCCCACCCCAGCTTTCCTGCAAACACTGGGATGAAGTTCTTTAATCCTTTCATTCAAATATTGTGTTTTTGTGGAGCTTGTTGATAAAAACATCTCTTTGTTCCAACACTTTTCTTTTTGTGACAAATGCAAATATTCAGACTGTGTGACACCATTTATGTTTAAGTCACTTGGTTCTATTTTCTTCACAGCCAGATAACCAGTATGTGGATTTCCTTCATATTTATTTAAGTCCTTCACTCGCATAGAAGCCGTAATTATGCTGCAAAAATGATTGCTAGTAGATGAATCACAGACAGAAGTGCTATGACTAGTCTCTAAAATGTCAGCTATATCACCATCTTCCTTCACACTTGTGTTCACTTTCAAAATAAACTCCTGCCTTGCACTGGAAGTTGTTGTTCTACACAAATTCTCTTTAATGTGATGCCACACACTAGTTTTGATGTTGTTTATTGAACTCTGTTCATATATTAGTTTATTTGAGACTCTTCCTTCTGTGACTTCATTCTGGTTACTTTGACATCTTAGGTCAACCTTAGGAACCACATTCTCTAGTCTTATGGAGTGAAGTGAATTTGATCTATCGGCACCAGATGACTGAGATGCGATGACATGGGACTGCAGATCCAAAACAGCTGTCTCCTTCTCAAATTCTGGTCTAGTCTGAATATGTTCTAAGTTAAGAATTGACTTCACTTTAGGAAAATATCTATTTTTTGATAACAGGTCAGTACTTCCTTTTTCATTCAGTGGGGGTCTCAGTGAACTGTCTTCAATATTTTCTTGTTTTTTCTTTATAGAGTTATTACTTACAATCTTTTGAGTGCTCTTCACTTTTGTTCTGGTAGTGCCTTTGAACTTTACATCTACTTTGCCTTGGTCTTGTTTTAAAGAATGTTCACTTGGCTTTGATTTTATGAACATTTCTTTTGTTGCCTCTTTAAGTCGTCCTTTAGTTGTTCTACTAACAGACTGTTGACATTTTTCTCCAATTGGCTTTCTGTTGTTCATCGAAGTTCCTTGATTTGACTGTGGTTCATTAATACACCTACTCCAAATAGTTTGTTCTGAAGTACACGATTCATTCACCATACCTATTAAATTCTTCTTTTTTTCTGTTGCTGCTGCTTTTTCTTTCTGTGTTAATGTCTTTGCTGAGTTTGTTTTAACTTTTATCTTCTTGTTGGGAGATGATGCAGTTCTCACTAATTTGCCATTCAATTCTAGCTGTGGAATTGCAATTGGTACCTCTGTCTTTTTGGAATTAGATTTACTGTTCACATTTCTGTTCATCTTACAGTGAGGAAGATGAGCTTTTAGCCGCTTAAAAGCTTTACCACAAAATGGACATACTTGCATTCCCGGTGAAGCATTCTCCATTTTTAtattggagagaaaaacagaatagtATTAAACTGAAAGTGTGAAGTACACAAAATAGTCTTGATTAGTTGAAACTGTTAGCATTTTTGGCATCTGTAACAATACCATGTTCAAAGACAAGAGTATTCCGCAAATCAGTGGCAGAGGTCATAATATTGTAATATTATTGCTGTAACAGTAAGAGATTGTCCTTTTCCTTGGAGTTTTCATTAATATATTGTAAGTTTCACAAAATGACCTGTTCATCTAATTTCTTCATCACAATATGATTGTTTTATGATCAGCTCCTCTCCTGAAGATTAAATGTTTTCCATTAAAACAAGAAGGTATATCAAGTTTAAGACAACGACTTAATTGATAACTAGGTTATAGTTCAAAGCAATAACATCATTCTTATTCAGACTGTTTCACTTTACATACCATGACTAAGACCTCATGTGGAAACAGAAAAATCAGAACAGCACCAGTTTTTGGAATAGTTTTTCAAACACGAATCATGTCTATTAAATTACCCCTTTAAGTAGTTCCACTCAGTTATTTTTCTCATTATTTGCAGACACAATATTGGCTGGTCCAGATCATATATTCAAATTTGCCATAAGGCTGTGTTTGTTTATTTTGCACATGACTATTTTAGAAGCCATTTTTCTTGGAATATTATTCCATTTCAGTCTTCAAATGCTGCACAGGGTGGAGAAAATCTTTACCCAAGACAGGATTTATAAAAATGAAAATTGAAAGCAATATCTtcattagtgtcagccgtggctcagttggtcgcctgagtcagaaagttatgggttcatgtctcactccagagaattgggcacaaaaatctaggccgacactccgtaGTACTGAACGAGTGCTGCACAGTCAAATTAAATGTTAAACCAagaaccatctgctctctcaagtgggcttaaaaatcccatggtactatttcgaagaagagcaggggtgtccaggccaatatttattcctcaatcaacatcacttaaaaaaaacgaTGAATTGGCCAttgtcacattgcagtttgtgagagcttgctgtgcacaaattggctgctgcgtttcctaccttacaatagtgattacaattcaaaagaacttcattacctgtaaagcactttggggtgttctgaggtcatgacaggcactaaataaatgctctTTTTTCTTCATGCCATACAAAAATAGAAAGTATAGCAATAAGGAACAATGCAACCAGATTCAAAAGAATTTGGATCTTTTGTGTAGTTGAGTCAGTTTGGTGTTTGCTATTCAACGTAGATTATTGGTTGATCATTACAAGAGGAAGGAACTAAAATACACTTTAGCATGATTATTCAGTATGGcaaaaaactgggagaatggaatggatttTTACAGGATgcggtgtagtccaggtagctgtaagagtcagtgggcttatagtagtggatactggtcgaaagcctatccctagAGATGGGACTTAGAGAAgtcgggaagggaagagtcagagatggaccatatgaaggtgaaggaagggtggaaattggatgcaaagtaaatgaaatttcagggcgagagcaggaaacggcaccgatagtcatcaatgtaccagaaaaagaggtgagggagggggacccgagtaggactggaacaaagaatgttccacatatcccatgaaaaggcagcatagttaggacccatgcgggttcccatagcaacacctttaatttgggggaagtgagtggagttatagGAGCAGTTGTTCAATGCGAGAAGAACAGTCAGGTTGGAGGGTGGTGGAGGACTGGTGGTAGACTCAGAGAAcagagggggccttggtttaaccgaaagacgacacctccgacagagcagtactccctcagcactgcaccggagtgttagaaacataaaaaataggagtaggccattcggcccttcgagcctgcaccaccattcaatataatcctggctgatcatgcagcttcagtaccccattcctgctttctctcattaccccctgatccctttagccataagggccacatctaactcccttttgaatatatctaacgaaccgtccccaacaactatctgtggtagagaattccacaggttcacaattctctgagtgaagaagtttctcctcatctcggtcctagatggcttaccccttacccttagactgttacccctggctctggacttccccaacatcgggaacattcttcctacatctaacctatccaatcctgtcagaattttatatgtttctatgagattccccctcatccttctaaactccagtgaatacaggcccagtcgatccagtctttcttcatatgtcagtcctgtcatcctgggaatcagtctggtgaaccttcgctgtactccctcaatagcaagaacgtccttcctcagattagcagaccaaaactgaacacaatattccaggtgaggcctcactaaggccctgtacaactgcagtaagaccgccctgctcctatactcaaatcccccagctatgaaggccaacataccatttgccttcttcactgcctgctgtacctgcatggcaaccttcaatgactgatgtaccatgacacccaggtctcgttgcacctccccttttcctaatctgtcaccattcagataatattctgtcttcctgtttttgccctcaaagtggataaactcatatttatccacattatactgcatatctgccat
Above is a window of Pristiophorus japonicus isolate sPriJap1 chromosome 16, sPriJap1.hap1, whole genome shotgun sequence DNA encoding:
- the LOC139226722 gene encoding mitochondrial nucleoid-associated protein 1-like, which translates into the protein MENASPGMQVCPFCGKAFKRLKAHLPHCKMNRNVNSKSNSKKTEVPIAIPQLELNGKLVRTASSPNKKIKVKTNSAKTLTQKEKAAATEKKKNLIGMVNESCTSEQTIWSRCINEPQSNQGTSMNNRKPIGEKCQQSVSRTTKGRLKEATKEMFIKSKPSEHSLKQDQGKVDVKFKGTTRTKVKSTQKIVSNNSIKKKQENIEDSSLRPPLNEKGSTDLLSKNRYFPKVKSILNLEHIQTRPEFEKETAVLDLQSHVIASQSSGADRSNSLHSIRLENVVPKVDLRCQSNQNEVTEGRVSNKLIYEQSSINNIKTSVWHHIKENLCRTTTSSARQEFILKVNTSVKEDGDIADILETSHSTSVCDSSTSNHFCSIITASMRVKDLNKYEGNPHTGYLAVKKIEPSDLNINGVTQSEYLHLSQKEKCWNKEMFLSTSSTKTQYLNERIKELHPSVCRKAGVGMEWFPELYPGYHSIGLCMLPEQTAQLQIPKRLSAPRSENTKGCSRYYNKYINARKGGVGGLITLLMGYATLRYIWNYDYIKHN